A portion of the Lolium rigidum isolate FL_2022 chromosome 1, APGP_CSIRO_Lrig_0.1, whole genome shotgun sequence genome contains these proteins:
- the LOC124648013 gene encoding BURP domain-containing protein 11-like: protein MFYGSEQEDDPHKVTMSYGSKQEDDPHKATMSYEEDPKTVSTGQETHTDEEGTHHHHAHAHNHSNIRQQADVFFFHDMLRPGSVITPTIPPTTSLPALLPRSFAGSIPFSSERLSDIISMFAPASLSMTREIRWTLDTCEHPRTLPGQSAGCATSLESLAELPASLLRTRNVRAFSAADLPVEAPGTRALRGRYNVTAVRKVSGESSEIVTCHDLTYPYAVYYCHTANPTSAYTVTLASVEDGAVPKTMEALAVCHLDTSKWSPKNPFFELHNLKPGEVTVCHFLTKLSIIWVPVSQQGEAHASRA from the exons ATGTTTTATGGGTCAGAACAAGAAGATGATCCGCATAAAGTCACAATGTCCTATGGATCAAAGCAAGAAGATGATCCACATAAAGCTACAATGTCCTATGAAGAGGATCCGAAGACGGTTTCTACAGGACAGGAGACACACACAGATG AAGAGGGGACTCACCACCACCATGCTCACGCTCACAACCACAGTAACATAAGACAGCAGGCCGACGTCTTCTTCTTCCACGACATGCTGCGGCCAGGTTCCGTCATCACCCCGACCATCCCGCCAACCACCTCCCTGCCGGCTCTTCTTCCCCGCAGCTTCGCTGGCTCCATCCCGTTCTCCAGCGAACGCCTCTCCGACATCATCTCCATGTTCGCACCGGCGTCCCTCTCGATGACCAGAGAGATACGGTGGACGTTGGACACGTGCGAGCACCCACGGACGCTCCCCGGCCAAAGCGCCGGCTGCGCCACCTCCCTCGAGTCCCTCGCCGAGCTCCCGGCGTCCCTCCTCAGGACACGCAACGTCCGGGCGTTCTCCGCCGCCGATTTGCCCGTCGAAGCTCCGGGCACGCGGGCACTGCGCGGGAGGTACAACGTGACGGCCGTCCGGAAGGTCTCAGGTGAGTCGTCGGAGATCGTGACCTGCCATGATCTGACGTACCCGTACGCGGTGTACTACTGCCACACGGCCAACCCTACATCCGCATACACAGTGACGCTGGCGAGCGTGGAGGACGGCGCGGTGCCGAAGACAATGGAGGCTCTGGCGGTGTGCCACCTCGACACGTCCAAGTGGAGCCCCAAGAACCCCTTCTTTGAGCTCCACAACCTCAAGCCGGGGGAGGTGACCGTGTGCCACTTCCTCACGAAGCTCAGCATCATCTGGGTTCCGGTCAGCCAGCAGGGAGAAGCACACGCAAGCAGGGCGTGA
- the LOC124676254 gene encoding protein FAR1-RELATED SEQUENCE 1-like isoform X1: protein MLKKYIPKGCSMHMFVRQYMRLLYDREADESYEEKRTQVSGSVVRYNFTIERHASKVYTRSMFEQFGKMIFKACAYKVEEVEKNRLYRTTHTDASRREKWSRVFDVNILDEGEQFDCECGMFAPMGMLCGHALKVMDYVGATEIFKKHILKRWTRDARGVLPEHMRHYQRDQAAGKNFTKRHSILYIQAMELVRQEIQVPQLMTS, encoded by the exons ATGCTTAAGAAGTACATACCCAAAGGTTGTTCGATGCACATGTTTGTCCGTCAGTACATGAGGTTGCTATATGACCGTGAAGCAGATGAAAGCTACGAAGAGAAGCGTACACAAGTT AGCGGGTCTGTCGTGCGATATAATTTTACAATTGAAAGACATGCCAGTAAGGTGTACACGAGATCAATGTTCGAGCAATTTGGGAAGATGATCTTCAAAGCATGCGCATacaaggtggaggaggtggagaagaACAGACTTTACAGAACCACACACACAGATGCCTCCAGGCGGGAAAAGTGGAGCAGAGTATTTGATGTGAATATACTAGATGAGGGGGAGCAGTTCGATTGTGAGTGCGGAATGTTTGCACCCATGGGGATGCTTTGTGGGCATGCTCTGAAG GTGATGGATTATGTTGGAGCAACTGAGATATTTAAAAAGCATATCCTGAAGCGGTGGACGAGAGATGCAAGGGGTGTGCTTCCGGAACACATGCGGCACTACCAGCGTGACCAGGCAGCAGGGAAAAATTTCACAAAGAGGCATTCCATTCTATACATACAAGCAATGGAACTTGTTAGGCAGGAGATACAAGTGCCACAGCTTATGACAAGTTAG
- the LOC124676254 gene encoding protein FAR1-RELATED SEQUENCE 1-like isoform X2, translating to MTVKQMKATKRSVHKFGSVVRYNFTIERHASKVYTRSMFEQFGKMIFKACAYKVEEVEKNRLYRTTHTDASRREKWSRVFDVNILDEGEQFDCECGMFAPMGMLCGHALKVMDYVGATEIFKKHILKRWTRDARGVLPEHMRHYQRDQAAGKNFTKRHSILYIQAMELVRQEIQVPQLMTS from the exons ATGACCGTGAAGCAGATGAAAGCTACGAAGAGAAGCGTACACAAGTT CGGGTCTGTCGTGCGATATAATTTTACAATTGAAAGACATGCCAGTAAGGTGTACACGAGATCAATGTTCGAGCAATTTGGGAAGATGATCTTCAAAGCATGCGCATacaaggtggaggaggtggagaagaACAGACTTTACAGAACCACACACACAGATGCCTCCAGGCGGGAAAAGTGGAGCAGAGTATTTGATGTGAATATACTAGATGAGGGGGAGCAGTTCGATTGTGAGTGCGGAATGTTTGCACCCATGGGGATGCTTTGTGGGCATGCTCTGAAG GTGATGGATTATGTTGGAGCAACTGAGATATTTAAAAAGCATATCCTGAAGCGGTGGACGAGAGATGCAAGGGGTGTGCTTCCGGAACACATGCGGCACTACCAGCGTGACCAGGCAGCAGGGAAAAATTTCACAAAGAGGCATTCCATTCTATACATACAAGCAATGGAACTTGTTAGGCAGGAGATACAAGTGCCACAGCTTATGACAAGTTAG